The window GCACGCAGCGGATCAGCTCGTCGACCTCCAGGCTCGACATCAACGCCAACGCCAGTTTCGGCCCGACACCATTGAGACGGATCAACTCGCGAAAAAAGTCTCGCTCACGCTTGCCGGCAAAACCATAGAGTAACTGCGCGTCTTCGCGCACGACCAAGTGGGTGTGCAGGGTCAGTGGTTCACCGACCGACGGCAACCGATAAAGCGTGGTCATGGGCACTTCCAGCTCATACCCGAGGCCGTTTACATCGAGAATCAGGTGCGGCGGCTGTTTTTCAGCCAGGGTGCCGCGCAAGCGTCCAATCACGTTTCAGATCCTTGAGCGTTGGCCAGCCGTGGGCTGGCGACTGACGGAAGGTGCGCTGCAGGCCGACGACCCAGGCATGAAACTCACCTTGCGAAAAATTTGATTGCTGATGCTATCAGAGACGCAGGCGCCCGCCACGACTGCGTGCCGTTCCCAAGCCGTGCGGCAACAGACT of the Pseudomonas sp. Seg1 genome contains:
- the ruvA gene encoding Holliday junction branch migration protein RuvA; this translates as MIGRLRGTLAEKQPPHLILDVNGLGYELEVPMTTLYRLPSVGEPLTLHTHLVVREDAQLLYGFAGKRERDFFRELIRLNGVGPKLALALMSSLEVDELIRCVQSQDTSALTKVPGVGKKTAERLLVELKDRFKAWETSPAMFALVPNQPDGPAPVNTAENDAVSALISLGYKPQEASKAITAIKDKNLSSEDLIRRALKGMI